The window TGGTGGCGCAGTTGGCTAGCGCGTAGGTCTCATAGCTATTGAGTGATCCTGAGGTCGAGAGTTCGAGCCTCTCTCACCCCATCTCTTTTTTTgtcctttctttcttttttccatCTTTAAGAGTGTCAAAAGTTTTTGCAAATCTTTGAAGTCAATAAGACAGAACAAGCTGTATCTGAAAAATGTTGTCCTTTGTTTCTAGGAATCGAATCTTGCTGCCTTCTGATGCACTAACCGAGTAGTGTTCACTGGTCCATTCCTCTCGACAAAGCAACTGCAATCATAcatttttgttgtttgttttcGTTTCGGGTCATCAATCTCTTTCCGATCCTGTCCTAAAAAGAAACATATATGGTGTATATGcacttcctctctttttttttgtgcgtGCAGAAATCCAGGCATTCTAATAACTTAATATGTTGACAAAAACTTTAATAAACTTGCAAGTATAAATCAGGAATATACCTGAATTATATAGGAACAGACATGGGTGCATGTAGGGTgactaaaaacatttaaaacttCTCATAAACCTTGTAAACACCAAAGTTTTTCCATTTAAGTTACTCGAATATATATGTACCCAAAGCTAAACTTATTACCAAACCCCAAAGATAAAATCTTGGAGTTATACATGATTCAATGATCAAACTTAATTAAAATCCAATTCAACTAATTTCGCTGGGAAATACGTTGAAAGTTGAATACCAAACATCACCAGCTTTTATTAGGCACactattcaaatatataaaatttatgaatttCCTATTTAGTCCTTCATGTCaaagttttttaattttcacAAGTTGACCAAATAGTTTTGCTCTTTAGTCCTTCCTTCAATCTAAGGGTTCatttctcatctctctctctagttcaatTCCATTTCTTTtcaccgtctctctctctctctctctctctctctctctttctcatttTAGTCTCTACGCGTTTCAGCGTTAAGTCTTTTTCTAGATCTCTTCTACCTTCAAACAAAACTCTCTGATCAGTCAATAAAAACCCATCGAAACAGCGTCGTTTTCTTTTACccaacagagagagagagaacacacaaaaaaaaaatggcgcAGCAACAACAATCGTTGATCTACAGTTTCGTGGCTCGAGGGACGGTGATCCTCGTGGAGTTCACCGATTTCAAAGGCAACTTCACATCCATCGCTGCACAGTGCCTCCAGAAGCTTCCTTCCTCCAACAACAAGTTCACCTACAACTGCGATGGTCACACCTTCAATTACTTGGTTGAAAATGGATTCAGTAAGTCACGAATATTGCTCGATCTGGTGTTTTTGATGATATGGGCATAGCTTGTTTAGCTTTCATTGATGTTAGATCTAATCTTTGGATCTTTGATTGAAAGAACAAGACTTGTTCTGGATCTGTGGTTCTGCGTGTTCTCTACTGTTTGCTTTGGCTTTAAAGTTTTGACCTTTATGGGTTTTTTTGTTCTAATGGTTGTGTTCTTATTAAAGTGTTCAACTTTATTGTAAGAGATGTATTGGTTGATCTACTCTTGTTTTGTCTTTGATATGGATTTAAAGGtttaatctttttcttttttttgtgcagCTTATTGTGTTGTTGCAGTTGATTCTGCTGGGAGGCAGATTCCTATGGCTTTCTTGGAGCGAGTTAAGGAGGATTTCAACAAGAGATACGGTGGTGGAAAGGCTGCTACTGCTCAAGCTAACAGCTTGAATAAGGAGTTTGggtactttatatttttatgattgtTCTCTTTTGATTGCTAATTGAACaaagtttttattattcattGTTTGACGATCTCTTTTTGGGTGTGCTATGAAGGTCGAAACTGAAAGAGCACATGCAGTATTGTATGGATCATCCTGATGAGATTAGCAA is drawn from Brassica rapa cultivar Chiifu-401-42 chromosome A05, CAAS_Brap_v3.01, whole genome shotgun sequence and contains these coding sequences:
- the LOC103867567 gene encoding vesicle-associated membrane protein 722, whose translation is MAQQQQSLIYSFVARGTVILVEFTDFKGNFTSIAAQCLQKLPSSNNKFTYNCDGHTFNYLVENGFTYCVVAVDSAGRQIPMAFLERVKEDFNKRYGGGKAATAQANSLNKEFGSKLKEHMQYCMDHPDEISKLAKVKAQVSEVKGVMMENIEKVLDRGEKIELLVDKTENLRSQAQDFRTQGTQMRRKMWFQNMKIKLIVLAIIIALILIIVLSVCGGFNCGK